From a single Pirellulales bacterium genomic region:
- a CDS encoding helix-turn-helix domain-containing protein encodes MNTIQSKPDATLESHPLAGGLMTIEQAGKLLALGKSTLYEAMERGELPYCKVGRARRIPRLALLEWAAAQMTGGWAIQPQRRQSTVWELTK; translated from the coding sequence ATGAACACCATTCAAAGCAAGCCAGATGCGACGCTCGAAAGTCATCCATTAGCAGGCGGCCTGATGACGATCGAACAAGCCGGGAAGCTATTGGCCCTCGGCAAGTCAACACTGTACGAAGCGATGGAGCGCGGGGAACTGCCTTACTGCAAAGTCGGCCGAGCTCGACGCATCCCGCGGCTGGCATTACTCGAATGGGCAGCGGCTCAAATGACCGGTGGTTGGGCGATACAACCACAGAGGCGGCAAAGTACGGTTTGGGAGCTCACAAAGTAA